From a region of the Streptomyces sp. NBC_00193 genome:
- a CDS encoding molybdenum cofactor biosynthesis protein MoaE: protein MAPHFDHPGENAAPDPIRLLEIRETPLSIDEVFQAVGDDATGGTTLFVGTVRNHDSGADVDQLGYSCHPSAEAEMRRVAERVVEKYPVRALAAVHRIGDLAVGDLAVIVAVSCPHRGEAFEAARMLIDDLKHEVPIWKHQTFADGTEEWVGAC from the coding sequence ATGGCACCGCACTTCGACCACCCCGGCGAGAACGCCGCCCCGGACCCGATCCGGCTGCTCGAGATCCGTGAGACCCCGCTCTCGATCGACGAGGTCTTCCAGGCCGTCGGCGACGATGCGACGGGCGGTACGACGCTCTTCGTCGGCACGGTGCGCAACCACGACAGCGGGGCGGACGTCGACCAGCTCGGCTACTCCTGCCACCCCTCGGCCGAGGCGGAGATGCGCCGCGTCGCCGAGCGCGTGGTGGAGAAGTACCCGGTCCGCGCCCTCGCGGCCGTCCACCGCATCGGTGACCTGGCCGTCGGCGACCTCGCGGTGATCGTCGCCGTCTCCTGCCCGCACCGCGGCGAGGCCTTCGAGGCCGCCCGCATGCTGATCGACGACCTCAAGCACGAGGTCCCGATCTGGAAGCACCAGACCTTCGCGGACGGCACGGAGGAGTGGGTCGGCGCCTGCTGA
- a CDS encoding zinc-dependent metalloprotease produces MSDTPFGFGLPPEEPDNGDEGKKKGNQGGQSGPTPFGFGTGLPGGSGAPGDADNPFAAMFGSMNPNDLGAAFQQIGQMLSYEGGPVNWDMAKDIARQTVAQGTPDGVKDASVGLAEKSAVEEAVRLADHWLDGVTSLPSGAATAVAWSRAEWVEATLPVWKELVDPVAERVGAAMGGVLPEEMQAMAGPLLGMMRSMGGAMFGQQIGQAVGTLAGEVVGSTDVGLPLGPAGKAALLPLNIESFGKDLGVSSDEVRLYLALREAAHARLFAHVPWLRSHLFGAVEGYARGIKVDTSKLEDVVGQLDPTNPEQLQEALQGGMFQPQDTPEQKAALARLETALALVEGWVDAVVHEAAKPRLTSADAMRETMRRRRASGGPAEQTFATLIGLELRPRRLRDASRLWASLTDARGVDGRDGLWEHPDMLPTASDLDDPDGFVHREQLDFSEIDKMLGEAAQKREQDGDDTK; encoded by the coding sequence GTGAGCGACACCCCATTCGGATTCGGCCTTCCGCCCGAGGAGCCGGACAACGGCGACGAGGGCAAGAAGAAGGGCAACCAGGGCGGTCAGAGCGGCCCGACTCCGTTCGGGTTCGGCACGGGCCTGCCCGGCGGTTCCGGCGCGCCGGGCGACGCCGACAACCCCTTCGCGGCCATGTTCGGTTCCATGAACCCGAACGACCTCGGCGCCGCCTTCCAGCAGATCGGCCAGATGCTGAGCTACGAGGGCGGTCCGGTCAACTGGGACATGGCCAAGGACATCGCCCGCCAGACCGTGGCCCAGGGCACCCCGGACGGGGTCAAGGACGCCAGTGTGGGCCTCGCCGAGAAGTCGGCGGTCGAGGAGGCCGTGCGCCTCGCCGACCACTGGCTCGACGGGGTCACCTCGCTGCCGTCGGGTGCCGCCACGGCCGTGGCGTGGAGCCGCGCCGAATGGGTCGAGGCGACCCTGCCGGTGTGGAAGGAGCTCGTGGACCCGGTCGCCGAGCGCGTCGGCGCGGCCATGGGCGGCGTCCTTCCCGAGGAGATGCAGGCCATGGCGGGCCCGCTGCTCGGCATGATGCGCTCCATGGGCGGGGCCATGTTCGGCCAGCAGATCGGCCAGGCCGTGGGCACCCTCGCGGGCGAGGTCGTGGGCTCGACCGACGTCGGGCTCCCGCTGGGCCCGGCCGGCAAGGCCGCCCTGCTGCCGCTGAACATCGAGAGCTTCGGCAAGGACCTGGGCGTCTCCTCGGACGAGGTCCGGCTGTACCTGGCGCTGCGCGAGGCCGCCCATGCGCGGCTCTTCGCGCACGTGCCGTGGCTGCGCTCGCACCTCTTCGGCGCGGTCGAGGGGTACGCGCGGGGCATCAAGGTCGACACCTCGAAGCTGGAGGACGTGGTCGGCCAGCTCGACCCGACCAACCCGGAGCAGCTGCAGGAAGCCCTCCAGGGCGGCATGTTCCAGCCGCAGGACACCCCCGAGCAGAAGGCCGCGCTGGCCCGTCTGGAGACGGCGCTCGCGCTGGTCGAGGGCTGGGTGGACGCGGTCGTGCACGAGGCCGCCAAGCCCCGGCTGACCTCGGCGGACGCCATGCGCGAGACCATGCGCCGGCGGCGCGCCTCGGGTGGCCCGGCGGAGCAGACCTTCGCGACGCTGATCGGGCTGGAGCTGCGGCCGCGCCGGCTGCGCGACGCCTCGCGGCTGTGGGCCTCGCTCACCGACGCGCGCGGCGTGGACGGGCGCGACGGGCTCTGGGAGCACCCGGACATGCTGCCGACCGCTTCCGACCTGGACGACCCGGACGGGTTCGTGCACCGCGAGCAGCTGGACTTCTCCGAGATCGACAAGATGCTGGGCGAGGCCGCCCAGAAGCGCGAGCAGGACGGCGACGACACCAAGTGA
- a CDS encoding SDR family oxidoreductase — protein MDEQGPENRPEHGEDAQGVRRTRNPGGSARRGPVIAVTGAASGVGAALVARLAASEEVKQVVAIDERRGECTDAQWHLLDVRDPAIAEKLRGADVVVHLALDLDLETDPAARTAYNVRGTQTVLTAAAAAGVHRVVLCTSAMVYGALPDNDIPLSEDAELRATAEATGVGDLLEIERLGRRAPRAHPGLNVTVVRPAVLVGGTDTALTRYFESPRLLVVAGSRPTWQFCHVEDLVSALEYAALEKVEGELAVGCEGWLEQEEVEELSGIRRMELPSAVALGAAARLHRIGLTPSPAGDLAYTMHPWVVSVSRLHAAGWRPRWTNEEVLAELLQEVAGRHTVAGRRLGRKDATAAGAAGATVALLGAAAAIRAARRRRGI, from the coding sequence TTGGACGAACAGGGCCCGGAAAACCGCCCTGAGCACGGCGAGGACGCCCAGGGCGTTCGCCGGACGCGAAACCCGGGCGGTTCCGCGCGCCGAGGCCCCGTGATCGCCGTGACCGGCGCCGCCTCGGGGGTGGGGGCGGCCCTGGTGGCCAGGCTGGCCGCGTCCGAGGAGGTCAAGCAGGTCGTCGCCATCGACGAGCGGCGCGGGGAGTGCACGGACGCGCAGTGGCACCTCCTGGACGTACGGGACCCCGCGATCGCGGAGAAGCTGCGCGGCGCGGACGTCGTGGTGCACCTGGCCCTCGACCTCGACCTGGAGACGGACCCGGCGGCCCGTACGGCGTACAACGTGCGCGGGACCCAGACCGTGCTCACCGCCGCCGCGGCGGCCGGAGTGCACCGGGTCGTGCTCTGCACCTCGGCCATGGTCTACGGGGCCCTGCCGGACAACGACATCCCGCTCTCCGAGGACGCCGAGCTGCGGGCCACCGCCGAGGCGACCGGGGTCGGCGACCTGCTGGAGATCGAGCGGCTGGGCCGCCGGGCTCCGCGCGCGCACCCCGGCCTGAACGTCACCGTGGTCCGCCCGGCCGTACTGGTCGGCGGCACGGACACCGCGCTGACCCGGTACTTCGAGTCCCCGCGCCTGCTGGTGGTGGCGGGCTCCCGCCCGACCTGGCAGTTCTGCCATGTCGAGGACCTGGTCAGCGCGCTGGAGTACGCGGCCCTGGAGAAGGTCGAAGGAGAGCTCGCGGTCGGCTGCGAGGGCTGGCTCGAACAGGAGGAGGTCGAGGAGCTGAGCGGCATTCGCCGCATGGAGCTCCCGTCGGCCGTGGCCCTGGGCGCGGCGGCCCGGCTGCACCGGATCGGCCTCACCCCGTCCCCGGCCGGGGACCTCGCGTACACGATGCACCCGTGGGTGGTCAGCGTCAGCAGGCTGCACGCGGCCGGGTGGCGGCCGCGCTGGACCAACGAGGAGGTGCTGGCGGAGCTCCTCCAGGAGGTCGCGGGCCGGCACACCGTCGCGGGGCGCCGGCTGGGCCGCAAGGACGCCACGGCGGCGGGGGCCGCGGGCGCGACGGTCGCGCTGCTCGGCGCCGCCGCCGCGATCCGCGCCGCGCGCCGCCGCCGGGGCATCTGA